The Gossypium arboreum isolate Shixiya-1 unplaced genomic scaffold, ASM2569848v2 Contig00252, whole genome shotgun sequence region CGGGTTATTCACATTTCATTTGATGGTCAGAGGCGAATTGAAAGCTAAGCAGTGGTAATTCTAAAGATTCCCCGGGGGAAAAATAGAGATGTCTCCTACGTTACCCATAATATGTGGAAGTATCGACGTAATTTCATAGAGTCATTCGGTCTGAATGCTACATGAAGAACATAAGCCAGATGACGGAACAGGAAGACCTAGGATGTGAAGATCATAACATGAGTGGTTCGACAGATTTGGATTCCTATATATCCACTCATGTGGTACTTCATTGTACAATATATATAAGAATTATACGATAAAATTATACGAATCCATCTGTATAGATATCATCATCTACATCCAGAAAGCCGTATGCTTTGGAAGAAGCTTGTACAGTTTGGGAAGGGGTTTTGATTGATCGATCAAAAAGAAGAATCTACTTCAAccgatatgcccttaggcacggcCATACATAACATAGAAATCACACTTGGAAGGGGTGGACAATTAGCTAGAGCAGCGGGTGCTGTTGCGAAACTGATTGCAAAGGAGGGGAAATCGGCCACATTAAAATTACCTTCTGGGGAGGTCCGTTTGATATCCAAAAACTGCTCAGCAACAGTCGGACAGGTGGGGAATGTTGGGGTGAACCAGAAAAGTTTGGGTAGAGCCGGATCTAAATGTTGGCTAGGTAAGCGTCCTGTAGTAAGAGGAGTAGTTATGAACCCTGTAGACCATCCCCATGGGGGTGGTGAAGGGAGGCTCAATTGGTGAAAAAACCCGCAACCCCTTGGGGTTATCCTGCACTTGGAAGAAGAAGTAGAAAAGGAATAAATATAGTGATAATTTGATTCTTCGTCGACGGAGTAAATAGGAGATTATTTCTTTCTTCGtctttacaaaaacaaaaaatatattttaaaaaattaaaagaaaatgggcGAACGACGGGAATTGAACCCGCGCATGGTGGATTCACAATCCACTGCCTTGATCCACTTGGCTACATCCGCCCCCCTACAATTACTATACTCTATagtattttttttacttgtttaaATATTTCAAATACAAATTGCAACGATTTCTATCAGTCATCATTctttttttatcttatttctgAGATCAATATATAGAAAATTCAATCTATATCTTTTATTTTACCTAAAATAAAAACTTTACAAAAGTTTGGTAAGAgctttttacttattttttatattttatataaaatataaaaaggtaaaagaaaagaaagaccaCTAAATCGAAATAAAGGAGCAATACCAACACTCTTGCTAGAACAAGAAAGTGGTTATTGCTCCTTTATTTTCAAAAACTCGTATACACTAAAACCAAAGTCTTATCCATTTGTAGATGGAGCTTCAATAGCAGCTAGGTCTAGAGGAAGTTATGAGCATTACGTTCATGCATAACTTCCATACCAAAATTAACACAGTTAATAATATCAGCCCAGGTATTAATTACGACCTTGACTATCAACTACGGATTGGTTAaaattgaaaccgtttgggttgAAAGCCATAGTGCTAATACCTAAAGCGGTGAACCAGATACCTACTACAGGCCAAGCAGCTAAGAAGAAATGTAAGAACGAGAATTGTTGAAACTAGCATATTGGAAGATCAATCGGCCAAAATAACCATGAGCAGCTACGATATTATAAGTTTCTTCCTCTTGACCGAATCTGTAACCTTCATTAGCAGATTCATTTCTGTAGTTTCCCTGATCAAACTAGAGGTTACCAAGGAACCATGCATAGCACTGAATAGGGAGCCGCCGAATACACCAGCTACGCCTAACATGTGAAACGGATGCATAAGGATGTTGTGTTCAGCCTGGAATACAATCATGAAGTTGAAAGTACCAGAGATTCCCTAGGGCATACCATCAGAAAAACTTCCTTGACCAATTGGATAGATCAAGAAAACAGCGGTAGCAGCTGCAACAGGAGCTGAATATGCAACAGCGATCCAAGGGCGCATACCCAGACGGAAACTAAGTTCCCACTCACGACCCATGTAACAAGCTACACCAAGTAAGAAGTGTAAAACAATTAACTCATAAGGACCGCCATTGTATAACCATTCATCAACAGATGCCGCTTCCCAGATCGGGTAAAAGTGCAAACCTATAGCTGCAGAAGTAGGAATAATGGCACCAGAAATAATATTGTTTCCGTAAAGTAGAGATCCAGAAACAGGTTCACGAATACCATCAATATCTACTGGAGGAGCAGCAATGAAGGCGATAATAAATACAAGTTGCGGTCAATAAGGTAGGGATCATCAAAACACCAAACCATCCGATGTAAAGACGGTTTTCAGTGCTAGTTATCCAGTTACAGAAGCGACCCATAGGCTTTCGCTTTCGCGTCTCTCTAAAATTGCAGTCATGGTAAAATCTTGGTTTATTTAATCATCAGGGACTCCCAAGCGCACAAATTATCTAGAACTAGATAATTGAAGGCATTATTCAACAGTATAACATGACTTATATACCCGTGTCAACCAATAtcaaatagaaaatagaaaatatacatCTAGGATCGTATCtagatttatcatttttttttcttattcttaagttagaaaaagaaaatacagATTGATATACATATGATATATATCCAAATCATTCCTATCTTCTATTAGGAATAGCGTTTTATAATAAATAGGAATAGCGTTTCGATATGATACTAAAAATGGGTTGCCCGGGACTCGAACCCGGAACTAGTCGGATGGAGTAGATAATTTCCttgtttcaattaaataaattgaaatttaaaagaaaaaaaaaatccctcCCCAAACCGTGCTTGCATTTTTCATTGCACACGGCTTTCTCTATGTATCCATCTAAAACCCTGTTTATTCCCTAAACAGGACTCTAAAAAAAAAGCGGAATACTCGGCCAATCCCCTCTTATTCTTACTGCCTGAACATTTAATACTAGAAATGAATAAATTCGTTTGTTATCTCTTCATCATttcgtaaaattaccatttttattGTAATTGATAATTGAATTTACATAATTTCATAACCAATCATGAATGATTGACCAGAGCATTGATACAAATAATATCCAAATACCAAATTCGTCCCCTATAGACCTTTCGCATAGCAAAAAAACCTCTTGGGAAGATCAAAGAAAAAACATGTTCTTCTTCCGTTTCCGTAAAGAATTCTTCCAAAAATTCCGAACCTAATTTTTTCCAAAAAGCACGGACAGTACTTTTGTGTTTACGAGCCAAAGTTTTAACACAAGAAAACCGAAGTATATATTTTATTCgatacaaactttttttttttgaagatccACTGTGATAATGAGAAAGATTTCTGGATATCCGCACAAATCGGTCAATAATATCAGAATCGAGGGAATCGGCCCACGTCGGCTTACTAATGGGATGCCCTAATGTGTTACAAAATTTCGCCTTAGACAATGATCCAATGAGCGAAATAATTGGAATTCTTGTATCCAACGTCTTCACAGCATTATCTATTAGAAATGAATTTTCTAGCATTTGACTCCGTACCACTGAAGGATTTAATCGCACACTTGAAAGATAGCCCAGAAAGTCGAGAGAATATTTAGATAATTGATTTATACGGACTCTTCCTGATTGAGACCACAGGTAAAAATAATATTGCCATAAATCGACAAAGTAATATTTCCACTTATTGATCAGAAGAGACGTATCCTTTGAGGCCAGAATTGACTTTCCTTGATACCTAATAAAATGTATGAAAGGGTCTTTGAACAACCATAGGTTGTTCTGAAAATCATTATAAAGACTTCCTTAAGATACTTTATTTTCCATAGAAAAAATTCGTTCAAGAAAGACCCCAGAAGATGTTGATCGTAAATGAGAAGATTGATTACGGAGAAAAAGGAAAATGGATTCGTATTCACATGTATGAGAATTATATAGGAACAAGAATAATCTTGGATTAAAAATCGAAATAGATTTCTTTGGAGTAATAAAACTCTTCAAATTACAATACTCGTAGAGAGAACCGTAATAAATGCAAAGAAGAAGCATCTTTTACCCAGTAGCGAAGGGCTTGAACTAAGATTTCTAGATGGATGGGATGAGGTATTAGTGCCTCTAACACATAATTTAAATGTGAGAATTTGTCCTCTAAAAAAGGAAATATTGAATGAAttgattgtaaattatgagattttgCGACTTCTGCCCCTTGTGAGTAAGATATTAATCGTAAGGAAAATGGAATTTCCACAATGACTGCAAATCCTACCGCTATCATTTGAGAATACAAATTATTGTTGTGCCCAAAAACCGGATTTTGGTTGGAATCATTAGCAGAACTAATCAAACGATTCTGTTGATCCATTCGAAGAATTAAACGTTTCACAATTAGTGAACTGAATTTATTACCATAACcctgattttcaaaaaaaatcatcgATTTAtttaaaccatgctcatgagcaagTGCATAAATATACTCCCGAAAAATAAGTGGGTATAGGAAATCGTGTCGGCGGGATCTATTTAGTTCTAAATATACTTGAAATTCCTCCATTTCAAATTCGATTTGAACCAAAGATAGGGGATCTATTCGGTTATTAAATGATACATAGTGCGATACAGTCAAAACAAGGTATTATAGTAAGAAAAGAATAGATACCTCGGAGACAGGCGGATTCATCAACGGATTCTCTATCCTATCTTTTGCCATCTAATTGATTTATGTTCGTTATAGGATAAGAAGACGGTTAGAAATCCTTTATTTTTTCAACCCAATCGCTCttttgattttggaaaaaaatatctTTTCTTTATCAATATACTGCTTCTTCTACACATTCATGGCTAACCCATAAAGGGAATGCctaataattaggactcataaaAAAATCGATAATTTACTCATGAGAAAAACCTTTACCACATTAGGCACTAATTTATTTTTAACGTTTAATTAGATCAGGTAATCATTCAAATTGAGAACAGAAGCTCGTTCCTTTTTGTTTCCCTATAATTGGGGCCGTAGAGCTCTATCCATTTATTCACTCGACCCAACTTTGAATTCAATTCATTTTTTGTTCCGCACCAAAAATTCAAAACAGGAATGATCCGGAAAAAAAGGATTCTTAGAATTCTCCATTGCTACGACATGCTCTTTTTTCCATCCCCTCCTTTCAGGATCAGTCGTGGTCTTACAAACTCTACCGATGGTCTGAACGAATCCCTTTCTTCATACAAATGTGTAAAGATGCTAGTCGCACTTAAAAGCCGAGTACTCTACCGTTGAGTTAGCAACCCGAAAAAAATTAGAATATGTAGATACAATCGGAATAAAAAAATGGAATTGCACTAGGCAATCAAAACACGAAATTAGCAAAAATTGGAATAAAAAAAAGACACGAAATTCTCAGATAAAACCATAGAAATAGAATAAGTGAAAATTTGCGGACCGCCTCCTGTCTTATTCATTCCAGTGTtatccattttttttgtttcaataCAATTACAATAAAAAAAACTTATTGTATCACAACAAATTCAAAGAAAGAACCCATTATTTGAATGAAGTGAAGTGCCAAACGAGGATAAATGGATCTATTTATCTATGATCGAATTATATTTGTTCGATACACTGTTGTCAATATGattgtaaattttgaatataaatgttgagagttgaaaaaagaataaagaatataaaaaagcCTACAAAAAATACAATGAAAAAAATagaattcattttttttattttttttattaattattattaattattaatattttctctttttatatgttatatgttattttatcttttttttatcttattttatgttgttttgtAAATGTTTAAATGCAATTACTTCATTTATTCACTTGATcttttttctctctattttctctcAATAAAATTGGCTCAATAAAATCAGGTTTTGTTGTTATAGAACACGGTATTCTATATTTTATAGTAGCAATATTCTATAGTAGCAAAGGAATAAGAAATacgaataataaattttaaaaagaaaagtcTGAATAGACCAAAAGGGGaggaaataataaagaaaaatttataCAAAGCTAGATATGAATCATCCACACCCTCTTTTTTGGATTTCATTAAGTGAATTTTGTTTGATTAAGAGTAAGTTCTGTAAAAACCCCCGCCTTCTTTAAAATATCATGAACAGTTGCTGTGGGTTGAGCTCCTTTTTCAAGGAAATAGAGAATGGCGGGAACATTTAAATAGGTTTGATTATTTATCGGATCATAAAAACCCACTTTTCGAAGATCTCTTCCCTCTCTTCGGGATCGAACATCAATTGCAACGATTCGATAAACGGCTCATTGGGATAGATGTAGTTAAATAATACCCCCCCCCTAGAAACGTATAAGAAGTTTTCTCCTCGTACGGCTCGagaaaaaaatgattaatttaaagtTATGTCTATGTATGGAATTATAATGTATGGAATTAGCATGTCAAAAAGATCCATAAACCAGCAAATCAATTAGACATTTAACCTCGTCTtttttttcgaaaaaaaaaaaagaagaaaaaagcatTCGTACTCTCATAACTCAAGTCAAATAACTCTCAAAATGCTCAAAAAAAACCTTAGGCATTCTTTTATTGAGTGGTCTCTAACCCCTTTTTTGTTTGTCTCGCTTAGAATCTATTTCGATTCTTCATTTTAATCTAGTTGTTGAGAAAATGGAAAAGGGTATTTCCTTGTTCTAGGATCTTTTATCTTTGCCTTGAATCATTGGGTTTAAACATTACTTCGGCGATATTAAATCATTTCAAAAATGGCAGCAACATgcccttttttctctcttttttttttctatcaaaGAATCATATGAACGATTAATTCCCGCATGATACACTTTTGATCGAAAGAGTTTTACCAATTCCAACAACTTTTCTTTTTGATTTGAAAATAGTTTGAATCGGATCCTTTCGATTTCTATATCACAAATAGACTTACGAAGTTGTTCCAACTTATTGATTTCCATTAACTAACCCTAGATCCTTGCCCCTGAAAAATGGATGTTTCTCTTCGAGCTCCATCCTGTACTATTTACATTACAACCCAACAAAAAGACGGATTATAATAGAACAAAGGATGTCGAGCAAAAAGCACCTTCATTTCTACATAACGGAAAGTGGTGGGTTTTGACATCCACAGCTGATCATGTCCTTCAAGTCGCACGTTGCTTTCTACCACATCGTTTCAAACGAAGTTTTACCATAACATTCCTCTAGTTTGGAGCATTGATTCAATTATGGAATCATGAATAGTCATTAGTTCAGTCGATACATAGTAATCTATCTATACTTTCTATATGAAATCAATTTCCTTCTATATgctatatgaaataaataaataatttaggaaGAAAAAGCCTCAATAAAATTCAAACTACCCCATATTGTATGATTGTCTGAAtgcaatattttttatttttaaacttttattatACTTTTCTATTCTAATTAAACTTTTCGattctaataaaaaaaataaaaataaagaatatcattaataataatattacgaAAATACTAATAATATCACGAATATTATAAATAACACAAATAAACTAATCTTTTTGAATCTACCGTGCATCTTCAAATAACCCGATAGATCAAATAACTCGGTAGAATAGATCCAGCAATCTCACAGTTGTTCGAGTGCCAATCTTAAGAAATCATTAAAATCAAAAGCAAGAATCACATTTTCTCCAATACTTGACTGTTAGAAAGAAGgttattaaaaacaaaaaagagCAATTTAGATTCGGATATGGTTATTCTGATATATAAATAGAGTATGCTCTGGGACGGAAGGATTCGAACCTCCGCATAGCAGGACCAAAACCGTTGCCTTACCACTTGGCCACGCCCATTTAGATTTCTATTTGAAACTACTAAACACTAATATGGTATTCCTTGTTCGTCAATTCCAGTTCCAAATAGCTATAGCTATGGAATAGATTCTTGTTACGATTTTTGCACGTATGGATAGagaattaaatcaatttattgatCATTACATAGAATTCAATTAAGATATTGTATGAAAGTATGATTTCTTCTATTCTCTTGTAAGAATTGAAGGCTTTTTGATTAGGTGAGTTCAAAGAAGTTTAGTCtgccttattttcctttcttcatttTTTCCTTATATCAAAAACATATTAATAACTCAATCAAAATTATCTCCAAGAACAAAATTTTGTTATGCTTAATATCTTTAATTTGATCTGTATCTGTTTTAATTCTGCCCTTTTTCAGTAGTTTTTATTCATAAATTGCCCGAGGCCTATGCTTTTTGAATCAATCGTAGATTTTATGCCAGTAATACCTGTTCTCTTTTTTCTCTTAGCCTTTGTTTGGCAAGCTGCTGTAAGTTTTCGATGAGATCCTTAATACTGTCCTAGAAAAATTCATGAGtgattcaagaaaaaaaaaattctaacaaTTGAAAAGATCAGATAAGTCTTACACTATGAACGAACCCTCAATTCAAAGATTGAAATTCTTGGATAGCCCTGATAAATCAGGATCATCCATTTCCTCATTCTGACCCTTTTCGCCGAAGAACCCTATTTAGATTAGAGTCCGCCACAATATATAATTGTTGGTATGAAAGAATTTTTTTTGTAATGAAAAACTCAACTCTTATTACAAGTGAATTTCTGAAAATTCTTTTGGATTTCTAGAAATTCTAGAAATCACTTTATTTCTTGGtgtcaaaatcaaaacaaaataggATATGTGGTATAAAACGGGAATCTATTCTCTTCTTTTCCAAAAAATGCTCTTGGAGATTGTGTAATGCTTACTCTTAAACTCTTTGTTTACACCGTAGTAATATTCTTTGTTTCTCTCTTCATCTTCAGTTCCTATCTAATGATCCGGGACGTAATCCTGGACGCGAAGAATAAAAAAGGGAGAGTTCCTTGCTTCATTTTTAGAAATGGTATTAGGATTTGATCTATTCCACTACCAAAAACCGAAACGGAAAGAGAGGGATTCGAACCCTCGGTACGAATAACTCGCACAACGGATTAACAATCCGACGCTTTGATCCTCAGCCATCTCTCCTAATTGAGAAAAGATAATTACTATGTTACAGCACGCAAAAAGAAAGGCTTGAAAAAAGCCCTTTTTACTTTGTTATATAGATTATGTTATATAgattattatttatctatatagAGTATTATTAATCCATAGATATATAGattctaaattttattattattagatagatTGATTATATAGCTATATCAACTTTTCTATAGAGATATAGAACTTTTATCAGTAATTCCATTTCATTTATATTATATTCTAtatcatttatattttaaataaaacaatggCTCTAAAGAAATATCTCAaataacaaaaaagaaagaatatcGCTTTGATTTCGCGCAAAGGacttttcaatttccaatttccaCGGACCGGCCTGGGCAGTACCCGGCCGGGCTCATTTTATtttcaactcaaataactcatttTTCTATGATTCTGCGATCTGGCTTGTTGTAACAAAAAATCTTGTTATTGCATTGAATCAACAATCAGAAGCGGAAGAAGTCCTATTTCCGTTCTATGATAtagaatcaaaatattatttctattcttttctttcttcctatttctttttatttccatttatttttattttactagaataactagaataaataataaaaaaaactatGGATTTTGCACAAtccatttttatattatttatgttatgaCTAAGTCCTTTTGTCGAATCCTGTCTATCAAAATCCTATAACACAAGTCTTCTGACAAAAGGTGGCAAGGCcctaattttcaggatttttaggCTCCTATCTTGTAATCCTATCTTGATTACGCCCAATTCCCTGTTTGACAAAGGGTCCTTTATATTTATATACAATAAATATACAATAAATACAATAATCGCATTGTAGCGGGTATAGTTTAGTGGTAAAAGTGTGATTCGTTCTATTAATCCCCCTAAGAGTTAAGGGGTCCCTCGGTTTGATTCATATTCCGAGCAAAAACTTTATTTCTTAAAAGGATTTAATCCTTTACCTCTCAACGAAAGATTTGAGGAAGAATATACATTCTCGTGATTTGGATCAAGGgccaattaaatataattttaaaattatattctaactaaaattgaaaaattggatTATGAAATTACGAaacataaattttttttcaattggATCAATACTTCAATTGAATAAGTATGAGGAAAAGATCCATGGATAAAGATAGAAAAGTGTATTTCTAATCGTAACTAAATCTTCAATTTTTTTGATGGGATAGATTGAAGCAAAATAGCTATTAAACGATAACTTTGGTTTACTAGAGACATTTACATCTTGTTTTAGCTCGGCGGAAACAAAATGCTTTTCTAAGGATTTTCTCAAATAGAAATAGAGAACGAAGTAACTAGAAAAATTGTTCTATTCTAATCCCATTCTTCTAGAAGGATCATCTAGAAAGCGAATTGTTTTGAATGCATTCAGACAGAAAAGCTAACATAGATGTTATGGGCCAAATTCTTATTTCATTTCGTTCCTGCCTTATCTTTATCTTATttatattctattttatttatttctttttttttatttatccaTCTTCCATAAAGGAGCCGAATGAAACCAAAATTTCATGTTCGGTTTTGAATTAGAACGCTAAAATAATGAATCAACGTCGACTATAACCCCTAGCCTTCCAAGCTAACGATGCGGGTTCGATTCCCGCTACCCGCTCGATATTCGAATTCTATCTATTCTATCTATTTGAATatttattaattcaattcaacGATGCATTAGCatcattgaattgaattaataaatCCGCAATTCCTAACAATACAATTTTTCACATGTTCTTTAGTTTTTCCAaccaagagaaaagaaaaaaccgAACAAGAGAAAAAAAGTCAAAATGTCAAAAAATCGTAATGAAAAGCGTCCATTGTCTAATGGATAGGACAGAGGTCTTCTAAACCTTTGGTATAGGTTCAAATCCTATTGGACGCAATTTTGAATCGATTTCTCTATATTCCATTAAGTTAGAATTTTCTATTTATAATTGTTCCTGAAGTCGAAAACGTTCCATTTGGTCCTGAATAGCGTCTTTCAAAAGCGTTTCCGCTTCCTCAGTGAATGTCTTGGTAGAAGATATGATTTCTTGGAACTGAGGTTTATTCGTTTTTAAGTAAGTACGTAACTCAACGAGAAATTTCCTTACTTGTCCAATTTCTAATGAATCAAGATAACCATTCGTTCCGGTATAAATAGTACTTATCTGTTCTGCCACCGTAAGAGGAGCTGATTGGGATTGTTTAAGCAACTCACGTAATCGTTGACCTCGTGCCAATTGATTCTGAGTAGCTTTATCGAGATCAGAAGCAAATTGTGCAAAGGCTTCTAATTCGGCGAATTGGGCCAATTCC contains the following coding sequences:
- the LOC128288684 gene encoding 50S ribosomal protein L2, chloroplastic-like; the protein is MPLGTAIHNIEITLGRGGQLARAAGAVAKLIAKEGKSATLKLPSGEVRLISKNCSATVGQVGNVGVNQKSLGRAGSKCWLGKRPVVRGVVMNPVDHPHGGGEGRLNW